Proteins from a single region of Pseudodesulfovibrio portus:
- a CDS encoding sulfite exporter TauE/SafE family protein produces MRFFNEWGRFMMAGAGALAKWEIDNARTIMGSRKRLFIIGLMLIPVILGGIAFADDIGPVLPDLLGGKKAYSPAFYSVGIFMVSIAIGMGAGLITGCIGAGGGFIIAPALMSAGIKGILAVGTDLFHIFAKAIMGSVIHRKLGNVSVPLAVVFLVGAIIGATAGGVINRVLYEINPVLSDAFITTVYSLMLGFLGFYALSDYLRSRKAGGGGDAHGGSEGADIGGLSKNLQAMKFPPMVKFDQDLIPGGRQISWIFLVLSGALVGLAAGIMGVGGGFLTFPIFVYVLGVSSMTTVGTDIFQIVFTAGFASISQYAIYGFIFYTLAMGMLIGSLLGIQIGALVTKVVPGITIRGFYAMAVLAGFVNRIFALPAKLGEMGVISISPGLGAVLNDIGIWAFFVVIGGFSVWVIGTFLMNIRSLKRTEVL; encoded by the coding sequence ATGCGATTTTTCAACGAATGGGGAAGATTCATGATGGCGGGGGCCGGAGCGCTCGCCAAGTGGGAGATCGACAACGCACGGACCATCATGGGAAGCCGGAAAAGGCTGTTCATCATCGGGCTGATGCTCATACCCGTTATTCTCGGCGGCATCGCCTTCGCCGATGACATCGGCCCGGTCCTGCCCGACCTGCTGGGCGGCAAGAAGGCCTACAGCCCGGCCTTCTACTCCGTGGGCATCTTCATGGTGTCCATCGCCATCGGCATGGGCGCGGGCCTGATCACCGGCTGCATCGGCGCGGGCGGCGGCTTCATCATCGCCCCGGCGCTGATGAGTGCGGGCATCAAGGGCATCCTGGCCGTCGGCACCGACCTGTTCCACATCTTCGCCAAGGCGATCATGGGCAGCGTCATCCACCGCAAGCTCGGCAACGTGTCCGTGCCCCTGGCCGTGGTCTTCCTCGTCGGAGCGATCATCGGAGCCACGGCGGGCGGGGTGATCAACCGCGTCCTGTACGAGATCAACCCGGTCCTGTCCGACGCATTCATCACCACGGTCTACTCGCTGATGCTCGGCTTCCTGGGCTTCTACGCCCTGTCCGACTACCTGCGCTCCCGCAAGGCCGGTGGCGGCGGCGACGCCCACGGCGGCAGCGAGGGCGCCGACATCGGCGGGCTGTCCAAGAACCTCCAGGCCATGAAGTTCCCGCCCATGGTCAAGTTCGACCAGGACCTGATCCCCGGCGGTCGCCAGATTTCCTGGATATTCCTGGTCCTGTCCGGCGCGCTGGTCGGCCTGGCTGCGGGTATCATGGGCGTGGGCGGCGGCTTCCTGACCTTCCCGATCTTCGTCTACGTGCTCGGCGTGTCCTCCATGACCACGGTCGGTACCGACATCTTCCAGATCGTTTTCACGGCGGGCTTTGCTTCCATCAGCCAGTACGCCATCTACGGCTTCATCTTCTACACCCTGGCCATGGGCATGCTCATCGGTTCCCTTCTGGGCATCCAGATCGGCGCCCTGGTGACCAAGGTCGTGCCCGGCATCACCATCCGCGGCTTCTACGCCATGGCCGTGCTGGCCGGTTTCGTGAACCGGATATTCGCCCTGCCCGCCAAGCTCGGGGAAATGGGGGTGATCTCCATCTCGCCGGGCCTCGGGGCGGTGCTCAACGACATCGGCATATGGGCGTTTTTCGTCGTCATCGGCGGATTCTCGGTCTGGGTCATCGGGACCTTCCTGATGAACATCCGGTCCCTCAAGAGAACGGAGGTGCTTTAA
- a CDS encoding PAS domain-containing sensor histidine kinase encodes MMNLQNYYDTVMELSHGIVVTLDLDGGIIHGNSELESMSGYTMQELAGKDWFTTFIPKGERRMARRALLESAHGQGITAFAGVIRAKDGDVVYVNWNLKPLTDSNGEVISLLCVGQDVTDLVLREKGLLRERFALIERNKELNCLYELSLLSGDASVKLDELLVRMIDLLPSGFQNPAQTFIRLKLDRRVWETPGFAETDHMIKEPIRINDEKRGSITMAVRETSGNGVAFLEDEMDLFATAARQICVTISKKETREAKQELERQLRQSDRLAKIGQFSAGVAHEINEPLANILGFAELALQTPKLSKQLVTDLNNIVDSSLHAREIIRKLMFFGRQLPPQFTPIDLNDTVEQALRITESGAMRGDISIVRDFDVSLPRIMADPQHIKQVVVNLVVNAMQAMPEGGTVFISTLGDGEDVYLIVEDEGTGMTPDVLKQIFTPFFTTKEVDKGSGLGLSVIHGIVKAHGAFIQVESSPDTGTRVEVAFPCSTISKAIDQ; translated from the coding sequence ATGATGAACCTCCAGAATTACTACGACACTGTCATGGAACTCAGCCATGGCATCGTGGTTACCCTGGATCTCGACGGGGGGATCATCCACGGCAACTCCGAGCTGGAGTCCATGTCGGGCTACACCATGCAGGAGCTGGCCGGGAAGGACTGGTTCACCACCTTCATCCCCAAGGGTGAGCGGAGGATGGCGCGTCGCGCCCTGTTGGAATCGGCGCATGGACAGGGGATCACCGCCTTTGCCGGGGTCATCCGGGCCAAGGACGGGGACGTGGTCTACGTCAACTGGAACCTGAAGCCGCTCACGGATTCCAACGGCGAGGTCATCTCCCTGCTCTGCGTGGGCCAGGACGTGACCGACCTGGTCCTGCGCGAGAAGGGGCTGCTGCGCGAGCGGTTCGCCCTGATCGAACGGAACAAGGAACTGAACTGCCTGTACGAGTTGAGCCTCCTGTCCGGCGACGCCTCCGTGAAACTGGATGAACTGCTGGTCCGGATGATAGACCTGCTGCCTTCCGGTTTTCAGAACCCGGCCCAGACCTTCATCCGGTTGAAGCTCGACCGCCGGGTGTGGGAGACCCCCGGATTCGCCGAGACGGACCACATGATCAAGGAGCCCATCCGGATCAACGACGAGAAGCGCGGGTCCATCACCATGGCCGTCAGGGAGACCTCCGGGAACGGGGTCGCTTTTCTCGAGGACGAGATGGACCTGTTCGCCACGGCGGCCCGCCAGATCTGCGTGACCATCTCCAAGAAGGAGACGCGCGAGGCCAAGCAGGAGTTGGAGCGGCAGCTTCGCCAGTCCGACCGGCTGGCCAAGATCGGCCAGTTTTCGGCCGGGGTGGCCCACGAGATCAACGAGCCCCTGGCCAACATCCTCGGCTTTGCCGAGCTGGCCCTGCAGACGCCGAAACTGTCCAAGCAGCTCGTCACGGACCTGAACAACATCGTGGACTCGTCCCTGCACGCCCGCGAGATCATCCGCAAGCTCATGTTTTTCGGCCGCCAGCTCCCGCCGCAGTTCACCCCCATCGACCTCAACGACACCGTGGAGCAGGCCCTGCGCATCACCGAGTCCGGGGCCATGCGGGGCGACATCAGCATCGTGCGGGATTTCGACGTGTCCCTGCCCCGGATCATGGCCGATCCGCAACACATCAAGCAGGTGGTGGTCAACCTGGTGGTCAACGCCATGCAGGCCATGCCCGAGGGCGGCACGGTCTTCATCAGCACCCTGGGCGACGGGGAGGACGTCTATCTCATTGTGGAGGACGAAGGAACCGGCATGACCCCGGACGTGCTCAAGCAGATTTTCACCCCCTTCTTCACCACCAAGGAGGTGGACAAGGGGTCCGGGCTGGGACTTTCGGTCATCCACGGGATAGTCAAGGCCCACGGCGCGTTCATACAGGTGGAGAGCTCGCCGGACACAGGCACCCGCGTGGAGGTGGCCTTTCCCTGTTCCACCATCAGCAAGGCGATTGATCAATGA
- a CDS encoding sigma-54-dependent transcriptional regulator, which produces MSDRIRVLAVDDSKATLEVLKRNLQPEGYEVFTCSRVDEAVALLEGLDIDLVITDYRMPESTGLDLIKHVRANFPDTDIMMITGYPSIPGAVEAIKDGAGEYLAKPFTTEELLTSVSRIVERLQRRRVLASSDTPPDNFGIIGTSPEMERVFKRIGKAAATDANVLISGESGTGKELVARAVHYNSARRTASFVPVNCTAIPDSLVESELFGHVKGAFTGAKDGRAGFFEIANGGSIFLDEIGDASPNMQAKLLRVIQSKEFCKVGSSIVHKVDTRILAASHKDLRSLVAEGSFREDLFYRINVVDIPVPPLHERGDDILVLINHFLSRFAHSMHRTPPRFTDEALAALRRHTWPGNVRELENLIQRLVVIVDHDPIELADLPDSMRFSLPREGSVNRSLAEVEFEHIKNVLSMVGGNKTRAAEVLGINRKTLREKMKRMEGRTTDDD; this is translated from the coding sequence ATGAGTGACCGGATACGCGTTTTGGCGGTTGATGATTCTAAGGCCACCCTGGAGGTGCTCAAGCGCAATCTCCAGCCGGAGGGATACGAGGTCTTCACCTGTTCGCGGGTGGACGAGGCCGTGGCCCTGCTCGAGGGGCTGGACATCGACCTCGTGATCACCGACTACCGCATGCCGGAGTCCACCGGCCTGGACCTGATCAAGCACGTGCGCGCCAACTTCCCGGACACGGACATCATGATGATCACCGGCTACCCGTCCATCCCGGGCGCGGTGGAGGCCATCAAGGACGGGGCGGGCGAGTACCTGGCCAAGCCCTTCACCACCGAGGAGCTCCTGACCTCCGTGTCGCGCATCGTGGAGCGGCTGCAGCGGCGGCGCGTGCTGGCCTCCTCGGACACCCCGCCGGACAATTTCGGCATCATCGGCACCTCTCCCGAGATGGAGCGGGTGTTCAAGCGCATCGGCAAGGCTGCGGCCACGGACGCCAACGTGCTCATCAGCGGTGAGTCCGGCACCGGCAAGGAGCTGGTGGCCCGCGCCGTGCATTACAACTCCGCCCGGCGCACGGCCTCGTTCGTGCCGGTCAACTGCACCGCCATCCCGGACTCCCTGGTGGAGTCCGAACTGTTCGGCCACGTCAAGGGCGCGTTCACCGGGGCCAAGGACGGACGGGCGGGCTTCTTCGAGATCGCCAACGGCGGGTCCATATTCCTGGACGAGATCGGCGACGCCAGCCCCAACATGCAGGCCAAGCTGCTGCGCGTCATCCAGTCCAAGGAGTTCTGCAAGGTGGGGTCGTCCATCGTGCACAAGGTGGACACCCGCATCCTGGCGGCCTCCCACAAGGACCTGCGCAGCCTGGTGGCCGAGGGCAGCTTTCGCGAGGACCTGTTCTACCGGATCAACGTGGTGGACATCCCGGTGCCGCCGCTGCACGAGCGCGGGGACGACATCCTGGTCCTGATCAACCATTTCCTGAGCCGTTTCGCCCACTCCATGCATCGCACGCCTCCGCGCTTCACCGACGAGGCCCTGGCCGCCCTTCGGCGGCACACCTGGCCCGGGAACGTGCGTGAGCTGGAGAATCTCATCCAGAGGCTGGTGGTCATCGTGGACCACGATCCCATCGAGCTGGCCGATCTGCCCGACTCCATGCGTTTCTCCCTGCCCCGCGAGGGCAGCGTCAACCGTTCCCTGGCGGAGGTGGAGTTCGAGCACATCAAGAACGTTCTCTCCATGGTGGGGGGGAACAAGACCCGCGCCGCCGAGGTCCTGGGCATCAACCGCAAGACCCTGCGCGAGAAAATGAAGAGAATGGAGGGTCGGACAACGGACGACGACTAG
- a CDS encoding PAS domain-containing sensor histidine kinase, whose translation MHLIIAASILLQLAAAVWALRLIALTRHRISWILIAVGLAGMVHRRVYTLWLGLKGAETPDLTFEVIGLGVSAAVFAGVVLIRPVFRQLRDANDKLVASEERFRTVADFTYDWEYWRGPDGEFRYLSPSCLRVTGFEREAFMADPGLMERIIHPDDAELVADHLARERGAGDAADLDFRIIAADGTVHWVSHRCAPVTDEEGNHLGTRASNRIIDSRKLAEEELRRSRRQYRNLVEQSHAIVLELSLDGNIRFMNRFGREFFGYTQEELEGRKASELLFADAGALNPRGDSYLDEVEVSRSNGSSAWLSLASSMSMDRDDRVVGTLFIGIDITAHKAAEKLREDVERMVRHDLKSPLMGIVGLPGMLLKADNLTDRQREMLVVLEEAGMRMMDLINQSLTLYKLESGTYDHDPVPTDWLSIVRRAARGLESNKEFGQPVEITLDGRPVGVDDTLIIPGDSTLLYCMAANLLKNGLESAGDAPVRVAFTRGDPVVMEVRNSLPVPESVRETFFAKYSTHGKHNGTGLGTYSARLAVKAHKGTIAMNTTEEEGTVVRVELPGMG comes from the coding sequence ATGCATTTGATCATAGCCGCATCCATCCTGCTGCAACTGGCCGCCGCTGTCTGGGCATTGCGCCTCATCGCCCTGACCCGGCACCGCATTTCCTGGATACTCATTGCCGTCGGCTTGGCCGGGATGGTCCATCGTCGGGTGTACACCCTGTGGTTGGGCCTGAAGGGTGCTGAAACACCGGACCTGACCTTCGAGGTCATCGGTCTCGGGGTCTCGGCGGCGGTTTTCGCGGGGGTGGTCCTGATCCGGCCCGTTTTCCGGCAGCTCAGGGATGCCAACGACAAGCTGGTCGCCAGCGAAGAGCGGTTCCGCACGGTGGCCGATTTCACCTATGACTGGGAATACTGGCGCGGGCCGGACGGAGAGTTCCGGTACCTTTCGCCGTCGTGCCTGCGGGTGACGGGGTTTGAGCGGGAGGCGTTCATGGCTGACCCGGGGCTCATGGAGCGGATCATCCACCCGGACGACGCGGAGCTGGTGGCCGACCACCTTGCCCGTGAGCGGGGGGCGGGCGATGCGGCGGACCTCGATTTCCGGATCATCGCGGCCGACGGGACCGTACACTGGGTCAGCCACCGATGCGCGCCCGTGACCGACGAGGAGGGCAATCACCTCGGCACCCGGGCCAGCAACCGGATCATCGACTCGCGCAAGCTCGCCGAGGAGGAGTTGCGGCGGAGCCGCAGGCAATACCGGAATCTGGTCGAGCAGTCCCACGCCATCGTCCTGGAGCTCTCCCTGGACGGCAATATCCGGTTCATGAACCGCTTCGGGCGGGAATTCTTCGGCTATACCCAGGAGGAGTTGGAAGGGCGCAAGGCCTCAGAGTTGCTGTTCGCCGACGCGGGCGCCCTGAACCCGAGGGGCGATTCCTATCTCGACGAGGTCGAGGTCAGCCGCAGCAACGGCTCGAGCGCCTGGCTCTCCCTGGCTTCGTCCATGAGCATGGACCGGGATGACCGGGTCGTGGGCACCCTGTTCATCGGCATCGACATCACGGCACACAAGGCGGCGGAAAAGCTCAGGGAGGACGTGGAGCGCATGGTCCGGCACGACCTGAAGTCGCCGCTCATGGGGATTGTCGGGTTGCCGGGAATGCTGCTCAAGGCGGACAACCTGACCGACCGGCAGCGGGAGATGCTCGTGGTGCTGGAAGAGGCGGGCATGCGCATGATGGACCTGATCAACCAGTCCCTGACCCTGTACAAGCTGGAGTCCGGGACCTATGACCATGACCCCGTGCCCACGGACTGGCTGTCCATTGTCCGGCGGGCGGCCCGGGGGCTGGAGTCGAACAAGGAGTTCGGCCAGCCGGTGGAGATCACGCTGGACGGCAGGCCGGTGGGCGTGGACGACACGCTCATCATCCCCGGCGATTCCACCCTGCTCTACTGCATGGCCGCCAACCTGCTCAAGAACGGCCTGGAGTCGGCGGGCGACGCGCCGGTGCGGGTGGCCTTCACCCGGGGCGATCCCGTGGTCATGGAGGTCCGCAACAGCCTGCCCGTGCCCGAGTCAGTGCGCGAGACGTTCTTCGCCAAGTATTCCACTCACGGCAAGCACAACGGAACCGGCCTGGGCACCTACAGCGCCCGGCTGGCCGTGAAGGCACACAAGGGAACCATCGCCATGAACACCACCGAGGAAGAGGGCACCGTGGTTCGCGTGGAGCTGCCGGGAATGGGCTGA